One genomic region from Muriicola soli encodes:
- the ung gene encoding uracil-DNA glycosylase, which produces MKVKIHQSWQPYLEEEFNKPYFAELVQFVKAEYDKHTCFPPGKRIFAAFDHSTFDSTKVVIIGQDPYHGQGQANGLCFSVKDDVPHPPSLINIFKEVEKDLNIPYPKSGNLERWAEQGILLLNATLTVRAGEAGSHQKKGWEEFTDAVISILSDQKEGLIFLLWGGFAKKKVSLIDSRKHNILTSGHPSPLSANRGLWFGNGHFGKVNEILKSQGSTPIDW; this is translated from the coding sequence ATGAAAGTAAAGATTCATCAAAGCTGGCAACCCTATCTGGAGGAAGAATTCAATAAGCCTTATTTTGCTGAACTGGTACAATTTGTAAAGGCCGAGTATGACAAACATACCTGTTTTCCCCCCGGAAAAAGGATCTTTGCTGCATTTGACCACAGTACTTTCGATTCCACCAAAGTGGTCATCATCGGACAGGATCCCTACCACGGCCAGGGGCAGGCGAACGGACTTTGTTTTTCGGTAAAAGATGATGTACCCCATCCGCCATCGCTAATCAATATTTTTAAGGAAGTAGAAAAAGACCTTAATATTCCCTACCCCAAAAGTGGAAATCTGGAACGCTGGGCCGAGCAGGGTATATTATTGCTCAACGCCACGCTTACGGTAAGGGCAGGGGAGGCCGGCAGTCACCAGAAAAAAGGGTGGGAAGAGTTCACAGATGCAGTGATCAGCATATTATCAGATCAAAAAGAGGGCCTTATTTTTCTTCTATGGGGCGGATTTGCCAAGAAGAAGGTTTCCTTAATTGACAGTCGGAAACACAACATTCTTACTTCCGGACACCCATCACCCTTAAGTGCTAACCGAGGGTTGTGGTTCGGGAACGGACACTTTGGTAAAGTCAATGAAATTTTAAAGTCGCAGGGATCAACTCCTATAGATTGGTAA
- a CDS encoding substrate-binding domain-containing protein — MKKIKIAGVPEHFNLPWLMAIEEGAFASRGIDVEWIDVPEGSGKMCKMMQTKEVDLAIVLTDGLVKSISDGNPLKIIQAYVDSPLQWGIHVAANSEFEKLTDLEHATAAISRFGSGSHLMAFVLAEKQGWDVNKLSFEVVNTLDGAIDALKNKKADYFMWEHFTTKPLVTQGIFRRLGDCPTPWPCFVITAHEQMIAENGRMIRHILEVINTYTVDFKRIPSIDRTLANRYQLELEDIQKWLGMTRWSQSQIESQVIDNVINTLFNLNLVSNKIDPRLFLTNL, encoded by the coding sequence TTGAAAAAGATCAAAATTGCCGGTGTCCCGGAGCATTTTAACCTTCCCTGGCTTATGGCTATTGAAGAAGGGGCCTTTGCCAGCAGAGGGATAGATGTTGAATGGATCGACGTGCCTGAAGGAAGCGGAAAAATGTGTAAAATGATGCAAACCAAAGAAGTGGATTTGGCCATTGTTTTAACAGACGGACTGGTAAAAAGCATTTCGGATGGAAATCCACTGAAGATAATTCAGGCATATGTTGATTCCCCTTTGCAGTGGGGAATTCATGTGGCTGCTAACAGTGAGTTTGAAAAGCTAACTGATTTAGAACACGCGACAGCCGCTATCAGCAGGTTTGGCAGTGGCAGCCATCTCATGGCCTTTGTATTGGCTGAAAAACAGGGATGGGATGTGAATAAGCTTTCTTTTGAAGTGGTGAATACCCTGGACGGTGCCATTGATGCCTTGAAAAATAAGAAGGCCGATTATTTTATGTGGGAACATTTTACAACCAAGCCCTTAGTGACTCAGGGTATTTTTCGCCGACTTGGGGACTGCCCTACTCCCTGGCCCTGTTTTGTTATCACAGCGCATGAGCAAATGATTGCTGAGAACGGTAGAATGATCAGGCATATTTTGGAAGTCATCAACACCTATACCGTAGATTTCAAACGAATTCCCAGTATAGACAGGACTTTGGCTAATCGCTATCAGTTGGAACTTGAAGATATACAAAAATGGTTGGGAATGACCCGATGGTCCCAAAGTCAAATAGAATCACAAGTTATTGATAACGTGATTAATACGCTATTTAACTTAAACCTAGTATCTAATAAAATAGATCCTCGATTATTTCTTACCAATCTATAG
- a CDS encoding nucleoside phosphorylase, translating into MQLGPSELILNEDGSIYHLNLLPEDLADTIILVGDPQRVERVSSHFDSIEVKKTKREFVTHTGIYKEKRISVISTGIGTDNIDIVLNELDALVNIDLKKREIKKGKTTLKLLRIGTSGALQDEIPVDSFLLSELALGFDSVLHYYSSEPVRRREIEQAFLEQTKWSSDFSTPYVVGCNQDLLEHFSEQGIILGFTGSNVGFYGPQGRQLRLRSKDSQLHDKLNSFSFNGRKLTNLEMETSALYGLSALMGHQAISLNAIIANRASLTFSEKPRNTVDRLIKWTLDKLVNY; encoded by the coding sequence ATGCAATTAGGCCCCTCAGAACTCATCCTCAACGAGGATGGAAGCATCTATCATTTAAACTTACTACCTGAAGATCTGGCCGATACTATCATTCTAGTAGGCGATCCTCAAAGGGTTGAACGGGTCTCCTCCCATTTTGATTCTATCGAAGTAAAGAAAACCAAAAGGGAATTTGTCACGCATACAGGGATTTATAAAGAGAAGCGAATCAGCGTGATTTCGACAGGCATAGGCACGGATAATATCGATATTGTTCTCAATGAACTCGACGCCCTGGTGAATATCGACTTAAAGAAACGGGAAATCAAAAAGGGTAAAACCACTTTAAAACTGCTGAGAATAGGAACTTCAGGGGCATTACAGGACGAGATCCCGGTAGACTCATTCCTGCTCAGTGAATTGGCCTTAGGCTTCGACAGTGTCTTGCACTATTACTCTTCCGAACCGGTGCGCCGAAGGGAAATTGAACAAGCCTTCCTTGAACAAACGAAATGGAGCTCAGATTTCTCCACTCCTTACGTGGTAGGCTGTAATCAGGATCTTTTGGAGCATTTTTCTGAGCAAGGGATTATCCTTGGTTTTACAGGTAGTAATGTTGGTTTTTATGGGCCTCAGGGACGTCAACTGCGATTGCGATCTAAAGACAGCCAGCTGCATGACAAACTAAATTCCTTTTCTTTTAATGGGCGAAAACTGACAAATTTAGAAATGGAAACCTCCGCTCTTTATGGTCTTTCAGCTTTGATGGGACACCAGGCGATTTCCCTGAATGCGATTATAGCCAACAGGGCCAGCCTCACGTTTTCCGAGAAACCACGCAATACCGTAGACCGCTTGATTAAATGGACATTGGATAAACTCGTAAACTATTGA
- a CDS encoding DUF1835 domain-containing protein, protein MSTQLHITNGDSFTQRLKSLPFKGAIITWREMLCEGRTETNVGSESFWKTRFEFLHKNYNVSKSWFVEKTLKEYRSLCNHKQQDEIILWFEYDLFCQINMIAVLSWLKTHRRDADISLVCSGDEDGTQKMYGLCDVDDEKLQTLYNKRIHLTQDDIEFADYIWQLYCSDNPIRLENMSDFDHYHFDYLSDAIKVHLKRFPSVKNGLNELENRILSLAAEHKPKNKKDFVNTLLTHQGFYGYGDTQFERIITNIKPLFTSLSPVKLSKKGKLIYEGKTSFYSQIRDSESYLGGALKYNFLFNDQSGRILKL, encoded by the coding sequence ATGAGTACGCAACTACATATCACTAATGGAGATAGTTTTACTCAACGTTTAAAGTCTCTCCCATTTAAAGGTGCTATAATTACCTGGAGGGAAATGTTATGTGAAGGGCGGACGGAGACTAATGTGGGAAGTGAATCCTTTTGGAAGACCAGATTTGAATTCCTTCACAAGAACTACAATGTTAGTAAGTCCTGGTTTGTAGAAAAAACACTGAAAGAATACCGTTCTCTTTGTAATCATAAACAACAGGATGAGATCATCCTTTGGTTTGAATACGACCTTTTCTGTCAGATCAATATGATCGCCGTACTGAGCTGGTTAAAGACGCATAGACGGGATGCTGATATCTCCCTGGTCTGCAGCGGGGACGAAGACGGCACACAGAAAATGTATGGCTTGTGCGATGTTGATGATGAAAAGCTCCAGACACTTTACAACAAGCGTATTCATCTCACCCAGGATGATATTGAATTTGCGGACTATATCTGGCAACTGTATTGCAGTGACAACCCGATCAGGCTTGAAAACATGTCCGATTTTGATCATTATCACTTCGACTACCTTTCTGATGCCATCAAAGTACACTTGAAACGTTTTCCATCGGTTAAAAACGGACTCAACGAATTGGAGAACCGAATCCTTAGCCTGGCGGCGGAACACAAGCCCAAGAATAAAAAGGACTTTGTGAACACCTTATTGACGCATCAGGGATTTTACGGCTACGGTGATACGCAGTTTGAAAGGATTATCACCAATATCAAGCCTTTGTTTACTTCTTTAAGTCCGGTAAAACTCTCAAAAAAAGGTAAATTAATCTACGAGGGAAAAACCAGTTTTTACTCTCAGATCAGAGATAGCGAATCCTACCTGGGAGGCGCTTTGAAATACAACTTCCTCTTTAACGACCAATCGGGTCGTATTCTAAAACTATAA
- a CDS encoding translation initiation factor has product MDLQDQLRNLFPDHQPEKEEEVSEEKAEFWIQDEPILCKYEKRKGKPITILEGYQGADTDFKTLTKQLKVFLGVGGTYKNETIIIQGDYRDKIMAYLKENGFKTKRVGG; this is encoded by the coding sequence ATGGACCTTCAAGATCAATTGCGAAATTTATTTCCGGACCACCAGCCAGAAAAGGAGGAAGAAGTTTCAGAAGAAAAAGCTGAATTCTGGATACAGGATGAACCCATACTGTGCAAGTATGAAAAACGAAAAGGAAAGCCTATTACCATATTAGAAGGATATCAGGGAGCCGATACCGATTTTAAAACGCTGACAAAACAACTCAAGGTTTTTTTAGGGGTTGGGGGTACATATAAAAATGAGACCATTATTATTCAGGGCGACTACAGGGATAAGATAATGGCATACCTCAAAGAAAACGGATTTAAGACTAAAAGAGTCGGAGGCTAA
- a CDS encoding isopenicillin N synthase family dioxygenase produces the protein MNTIPSVDLRDYLSSDPAKKEQFVRDLGGAFEDIGFVALSGHFLSESLIETLYAEIKKFFALPQDVKDKYEIEGIGGQRGYTSFGKEHAKGRKEGDLKEFWHFGQYVEDNPKLLKEYPSNVMVTELPQFNTVGKETYKMLEKTAQYVLRALALHLELEENYFDDYIKNGNSILRPIHYPPITEEPKNAIRAAAHGDINLITLLMGAHGKGLQVKNHQGEWIDAIARTDQLMINVGDMLSRLSNNKLKSTIHQVVNPPRELWGKSRYSIPFFMHPISEMPLNCLQNCIDEDHPKLYEDITAGEFLHERLVDLGLIKK, from the coding sequence ATGAATACTATTCCCAGTGTAGACCTCAGAGATTATCTCTCTTCCGACCCCGCTAAAAAAGAACAATTTGTAAGGGACCTTGGTGGTGCGTTTGAGGATATAGGATTTGTGGCCTTGAGCGGACATTTTTTGTCAGAGTCGCTTATTGAAACGCTTTACGCGGAAATCAAAAAGTTTTTTGCGCTACCTCAAGATGTAAAAGATAAATATGAAATTGAGGGTATCGGTGGCCAACGCGGGTACACTTCCTTCGGGAAAGAGCATGCCAAAGGAAGAAAAGAAGGGGATCTGAAGGAGTTTTGGCATTTTGGGCAATATGTGGAAGACAATCCCAAACTTTTAAAGGAATATCCATCAAACGTAATGGTCACGGAATTACCCCAATTTAATACGGTTGGGAAAGAGACCTACAAAATGCTCGAAAAGACAGCCCAGTATGTGCTCAGGGCCCTTGCGCTGCATCTGGAGTTAGAGGAAAATTACTTTGATGATTACATCAAAAATGGAAACTCTATCCTCAGGCCTATCCATTATCCGCCCATAACAGAAGAACCAAAAAATGCAATCAGGGCAGCTGCCCACGGGGATATCAACCTGATTACATTACTGATGGGCGCGCATGGTAAAGGTTTGCAGGTAAAAAATCATCAGGGCGAGTGGATTGATGCTATTGCACGGACAGATCAATTGATGATCAATGTTGGGGATATGCTGTCCCGCCTTTCGAACAACAAATTAAAATCAACCATCCACCAGGTGGTCAATCCTCCCAGAGAATTATGGGGTAAATCGCGTTATTCCATCCCATTCTTTATGCATCCAATTAGTGAAATGCCACTCAACTGCCTTCAGAACTGTATAGACGAAGATCATCCTAAGTTGTATGAAGATATCACTGCCGGCGAATTCCTGCACGAACGCCTGGTTGATCTGGGATTAATTAAAAAATAG